A genome region from Nicotiana tabacum cultivar K326 chromosome 13, ASM71507v2, whole genome shotgun sequence includes the following:
- the LOC142168186 gene encoding uncharacterized protein LOC142168186, producing the protein MAVDMNVKELLVIGDSDLLIHQAQGKWSTKNVKIIPYLHCHPEKNYIDPIEVEIKDQHAHCFQVDEEPDSKPWYHDIRRFHTTREYPKNATNGQKRALKRLANHFFLNEKILYRRTPDLVLLRCVDATEMTRLLEEIHAGTCGPHINGFTLAKKILRDGYFWMTMESDSIRYVQKCHQYQIHGDFI; encoded by the exons ATGGCAGTTGACATGAACGTCAAAGAACTTTTGGTAATAGGGGATTCCGATCTATTGATACACCAAGCTCAAGGGAAATGGTCCACCAAAAATGTCAAGATCATTCCATACCTGCACTGC CATCCAGAAAAGAACTACATAGACCCTATCGAGGTAGAGATCAAGGATCAACATGCCCATTGCTTCCAAGTAGATGAAGAGCCAGATAGTAAACCATGGTACCACGACATCAGGAGATTCCATACAACCAGAGAATACCCAAAAAATGCTACTAATGGTCAGAAGCGAGCCCTCAAGAGGTTGGCGAATCACTTTTTCCTTAACGAGAAAATCTTGTACAGGAGGACCCCAGACTTGGTTTTGTTGAGATGTGTCGATGCCACCGAGATGACCAGGTTATTGGAAGAAATACATGCAGGAACGTGCGGACCCCATATAAACGGGTTCACATTGGCCAAGAAGATCTTGAGAGACGGAtacttctggatgactatggaaagtgACAGTATTCGCTACGTACAGAAGTGTCATCAGTACCAGATTCACGGGGATTTCATCTAG